The bacterium nucleotide sequence TTTCAGACAGGATAAACAGGATTGAATGAAATAGTTATATGAAGAGACGGGATAAAAAACAAAAACATTTTAGACAGGATTGACAAGATTAACAAGATTAATTGCATTTTAATCTTTTATATACACAGCGTTTAAGCTAAGTTATAGTGATTATATAAATTATATAAACAATTATATACTTTTGATGAATATTGCACTTATTCTTCATTATCTTTTAAATACAATCTCATCTTTTTAATCTTGTTAATCTTGTAAATCCTGTCAAAAAAATGTCTTTATCTTGTCAATCCTGTCAATTTTATTTCTGTTGTTATACCTATATGGCCAGAGTAAAGGGATACAATTTCATCTTGTTAATCTTGTAAATCCTGTCAAAAAAATGTCTTTATCTTGTCAATCCTGTCATTACCTGTATACCGGCCCGAGTTTTTCGCATGCCCTGAAGTCATCGCCGCCGTAACGGTCCCACATGGTCGGTCTGAAGATATCCTTTTGAGGGATATTGTGGAAATCGACCGGGATGCGGAGCATGGCGTTGAGGGTGATCATGTCTGCCCCGATGAGCCCGAACGAGTTACCGTCGTGGTTCGGCCCGATTTTCGACATGTACTCGAAGGATGTCATGCCTCGCGGCGCCCAGAAGGTTTCGGGCCATGTCGGGTCGGTGCGTTTGCTCACATGGTCCGCCACAGCATCCGGGAGATCGATGGTCTCGCCCTCGATAACCGAGCAGGTCAGCTCATCGCCGATGACATTGTAACGGTAGGCGGTCATGGGAATGCCGCCGGGTGTACGATAGTGGCTCGAAAGCCCGTCGCCGGGGAAATATTCGAGTGACGCGCACTTGTATCCCGTTCCTTTGATGGCGGAGTCGATCAGTTTCTTGCGGAGTTTGGCATCGTTACGGATGGCATCGGTAACCGCGCTGATTTCCATGGTATGTTTTTTCGAGACGAGGCCGATGACATCGAGGGCATAATCGAGCGCGCCGGCGCCCGAGTTCCGCTTGTCGATAAATCCTCCCGGAGCGATGCGGCTGATATCGGCTCCGGTTGCCTTCCTGATGCTCTCGACCGTCCAGTTCGTACGGATGTCGGCGAAAAGCTGCGCCATGCCGGTAAGGAGGTGTGCGGCAAGCATGCCGATGGCGTTCTTGCTGTCGTTTTCGGTCGCCACGATGAACGGCGTTCTGAACCCGTTCCAGTCGAAGGAGCTGTTGAGGATTGATTCGGTCAGGTCGTAGTTCGGATAGAGATCGGTCCATGCGCGCTGCCCCTGTGTTCCGGCTGCTACGGCGTTATGGCCCTGCGCGTGCTCGACATCGGCCTTGAATCCCTGCTTCTTCCCGACTGCGGGATCGGCGAGCTTCGGGTTGCCGATCATCATGTCGCGGACGATGAGAGTCATTTTGATACACTCGCGGAGAAGATCGTCGGGCGAACAGGGACGTTTGCCTTTACCGAAATCGAACGAGAACCGCTCCTTCATGAACGCGAACGCCCGTTCGAGCTCGTTATGGTCATAAAATCCCCGCTCCATACGGCCTTTGACCGCAACCATGTCGACCGAAACTGAGCCCATTCCCAGGTACCTGAGCATGATGTTGCGGCGGACATCGGAGCCGATTATTCCCATCGACACGCTTCCGACCGAGAGGTAGTTCTTGCCGCGCATCTCCGCGACAGCCGCGGCGGCGCGGGCAAACCGGACGAGCCGTTCGGCGGCGTACGGGGCAATGTCCCCTTCCTCGGACTCCAGATCGGGATTGTAGATCGAGAAAATCGGCCGTCCCTTCTCATCCATGGCGGCGCAGAATGCCTTGAGCCAGACCGCTCCGGGACGGTCGGTCTGGTTGAGACCGTACGCTGCCTGCTGCCATTCGCTGCTGCCGAGACCCTGCGCGGCGGACATGAGCTCGTCGCTGTACGACCATGAACGGCTTACCCAGATATTGGCGCTCACCCCCTCTTTCGCATAGTATTCCTGGGCAAGAGCTCCTGTACGGGCGCCGTAGACGATTTCCGGCGCAACGACGACCCTTACGGGTGTGCCGTCCGGGAGTTTTACTGCGCCGGTGATCAGCTTATGGACACGTTCGACCATCCGCCATGTTTTTTCACAGTTTCCCTCGTATGCTCCCGTCCTGCCGTCCGCAACAGGAGTGATCGCGATGGTCGGCACATGCCCGGCAAGCCGGCGCGGCGTTTCGGTAAAGCGGCGTGCGGAAGCCGCGAGAGCGTTAAAATCCGGTGTCATACCGCCAGTCTTCATGATCGATGCTCCTTGTAAATGAAGTATATACAGTAACTTCCATTAGTGCTTTTTTTTCATGTCATTAACGCCGTGTTTTTTGGGGGCGGTGAATACTATCTATTTCACGCTGATTATTCACAAACACCGGAAAAAGCACAGGTAATTATGGCGTATACTCATCAATAACAATGTTATAACGTTATTCCGGCTTTCACATGATCCCCCTCGGCTCCCGCCGCGACGCCGAGCAGCACAGCGAACCGTATCCCCCTTATTACAGAAAGGGGGAATCGCACCATCTCCCCCCTTAAAAAGGGGGGATGCCGAAAGGCAGGGGGGATCTTTTTTGAGAAAAAATACAAGTTTATGAATTATCCGGCTTAACGCGCCCGATGATACAATATAATACCATATGCCTGAAAATCAGTCATAGGATTCGTCATCGTGATACCCTGCCATCAGGCCGCCATAATCGCCGTACTTGTTTCCGGAAGAGTAACCCCTGTAATACTTGTCTTCAAGATCGTCCTCATCATCCAGTTCATGGACAGGGTCGTCATCATCCTCCATTTCGCTGTACTGGGGCGGGCTGTCTCCGATGCGTTCGGTAATTTTAGGGTATTTGCCGCCCGATGAATCGGTATCGACCGAGAGAACGAATACCTCATGCATCCAGTCATCACCGAAGTCAAACCAGTAGAAAAATGTCTGGC carries:
- the fucI gene encoding L-fucose isomerase (catalyzes the conversion of the aldose L-fucose into the corresponding ketose L-fuculose), with the translated sequence MKTGGMTPDFNALAASARRFTETPRRLAGHVPTIAITPVADGRTGAYEGNCEKTWRMVERVHKLITGAVKLPDGTPVRVVVAPEIVYGARTGALAQEYYAKEGVSANIWVSRSWSYSDELMSAAQGLGSSEWQQAAYGLNQTDRPGAVWLKAFCAAMDEKGRPIFSIYNPDLESEEGDIAPYAAERLVRFARAAAAVAEMRGKNYLSVGSVSMGIIGSDVRRNIMLRYLGMGSVSVDMVAVKGRMERGFYDHNELERAFAFMKERFSFDFGKGKRPCSPDDLLRECIKMTLIVRDMMIGNPKLADPAVGKKQGFKADVEHAQGHNAVAAGTQGQRAWTDLYPNYDLTESILNSSFDWNGFRTPFIVATENDSKNAIGMLAAHLLTGMAQLFADIRTNWTVESIRKATGADISRIAPGGFIDKRNSGAGALDYALDVIGLVSKKHTMEISAVTDAIRNDAKLRKKLIDSAIKGTGYKCASLEYFPGDGLSSHYRTPGGIPMTAYRYNVIGDELTCSVIEGETIDLPDAVADHVSKRTDPTWPETFWAPRGMTSFEYMSKIGPNHDGNSFGLIGADMITLNAMLRIPVDFHNIPQKDIFRPTMWDRYGGDDFRACEKLGPVYR